AGGCCTTTGCCTCCCCGATTCTTGTGCGCATCGAACTTTCGTCACTCGCTCGGCTTGAGAGTGCGCTCGAACACATAGTCCGCCACCTGCCTGCCTTGGACAATGCCCTCGGTACTGTCGAATCCCCAGTGCACACCAAGATAGATCCGACTCAGGCCGTTTTCCTCCTCGGCCTCGGAAAGCGACGAATAGTGCCGCGGAGCGTACGGCCGTACGCTTCCGTCGTTGTCCGTGGTCACGCCGTTGAGTTCATCGGATACGAAGGTGAAGGCGATGTCATCGGTGCCGTAGAAATGGCGCAACATCTGGAAGAGAGTTCCCCCGAAGCAGGCATGCCCGGACGGGTAGGACGGGAAGGGCGGCGTGAAGTCGGGCTCTTCGGGGAGGTTGCTCGCCGGAGCGCCAAGCGGGGTGAAGGTCGGGTCTCCGCTTGTCTCGGGGTTGCCGTCGCCGGCGCCGCTGGGGCCGGTGCCCGGATCGGCCTCGCGGATTCCGTTCACCGGACGCCAGAACTCGTAGAACCACTTGCAATCCCAAGCCGCGATGGCCGCGTCGGCAAAGCCAACGTTCACCAGGGCCAGAAGGCGCGCGAGCTCGATGCCGTCCGCACTCATGGTCTCGGCAATGGTCAGAGCGATCTGGTTGTATTGCCGTGGCGGCGAACCCAGTCCAGGGGTTTTGTCGTAGGCCCAGAATATGCCCGCAAGGGTCTGGTCTTCGGTTCGCTGCGTGGGAGTAACGACGCCGTCCCCGCCCAAACTCTTCACCTCGTTGAAAGCTTGCGCATACTCCCAGCTATCCAACGCGGGTGGCGGCAACGACCGGAATTGGTCGGCCGAGGCCAGGACGAACGGCCTGACCTGATGCCAATACATGCCTATGCAGTACGGAAATTGGCTGATGGGATCCTGTCGCCACTGGCCCGGTTGGTGGCCCGGCTTGTAGTCCTCCCCGTAGAGAGGCTCGTCATGTTGCGAGCCGTCGTTCTCCCGCTCCTCCAGGATCGCCGTGGCCGCGCACTGTCCGAGTTCGATACCGGCCGCCTTGGCGGAGCCGTCCTGGTCCTTGATCCCCTCGATGTCTGTGGCGAGCAGCGCGTCAAGGCGCTCCAGTTGTCTTGGGTAGAGGGCGATGAGTGTGTCGTGCGCCGCCTGCGCTACGGCAGCCTCCAGGGATATGCCTCCAGCAGAGGCATGGCGGGGCGCTGGGGGCAGGTCGGTGTAGCATTGATAGCCGCCCATGATGGCGTTCACCGCGTCGAAGATCGCGATATGCACGATGGCCAGGGCCCGACTCGTTCGCGCCGGCCCGAACTGATCCCCGAATACAAGATCCTCCTCCTCTTCGACATAGGAGTGGTCGACGACCACGGCATCGAGCGCGATGGCATTCCAGTGTCGAACCGCATTGAGCGCCGCCTTGGAGGCGTGCGCCTCTTCGGTGGACGTTCCCGAGTGCTTATGTGCAGTCCCCTGAACTCCGCCTGCATGGGCCTGGACAGCCAAGATCAGAGCAAGGATGGCCCATATGGTAACTATCAGTCCTCTTGTGAGGATCATTCGCAAATAAGACATGTTGAAGGCCGGATGGTAAATGCCGCCAAACAGGTCTATGGCGGTAAATATAGGTTCAGAGAGATAAGAAAATATACTCTTGCAATGCATTACAATTCCTCCTTCAATTGCAATCTAATTATTAAAATTACCTCCCACTTAGTTCCGAACGCCGTATAGCAAGGTAGGATATATTATTAACGAAGGAGTGGAATGTGAAACTTGTGCCACCTGCCGGCCAAATTGAACGTCTATAGAATAGATCTGGTCGCAGACTGCCTATGGAATCCGCGGATTCCGGCTCCAGGTGATCGATCGTGGGGCCTTTCGCTGTTCAGGAAAGCCCTTCCATTAGAAGTGTTTAATATTAAAGCAGCTTGCATTTGAACTAAGAGAGGGCGGTGCCATCCCCAGGTCCACTCGCCAAGGAAATGATTTCCCTGGAACCTCATTTCATTTGCAAACTGATTTAGCGTGTACGGCGCCGGGAATGCTGAGGGCTTACGGCCCATCAGTGGCAGGCCGCCAGCTACCTACACGGGTCGGTCTTCGTGCAAGAGGCCCGAATGGCCGATAGTAAAGCTGCGTGCCAACTGAATGGGGAAGCAGAGAATGATTTCCGGCTCTTATGCATGTGCGCTGTGATTGCCCTGCGGGCCATGGCGGTAAGCTTGGGACTTGGATGGATTTCTGGTATAATTTAAGTTGTTGCCGAGGGGCCTCGGAGAGAATCCAGGCCTGCGGCGGACATAAAATTACGAAACAAAGACAATCGCCCGCAAGCCCTTGGGCACGAGGGGCTGAGCGGGTATCGCCCTTAGGTGCGCGCCCCTTAGTCCTCCAGCGTCTCTTCGATCATTTCGGCGCGATCAAGATCCCAGTAGGGCGCGCCGTGGCTCGTGGAGCGCAGCTTGAGTTCGAAGATCTCGGCGTTGCGGACCTTGGACGCCATGAACACGGATTGGCCCGCGATGGTGGCGAACGCGCCCTTGAGCTTGAGGTTCGCGCCAGGATGGATGACCTCGGGCAGAAAACCTACGTAGGTTTCGGGACCGAGGTGCGCGGTCACGGTCTTGCCGTCCCTGGTGCGCAGCTTGGCGGCCAAGCCTGGGCTCATGCCCGGCAAAGGCCGGATATTTTCGTAACCGAGCAGTTCGCCCTTCAGGGTCTCGTGTTTGGCGGGATTATAGTGCCGGTCGTAGACCCCGTCTTTTTCCCAGCCCGGCGCGGGCGCGAACTCCAGGGCCGGCGCAGACGCAGAGGCTGCCAAGACGAGCAGTAGGGCCGAGACGAGGCTGACGTTGAAACGGGAAATGGCTGGCATGGCGCGACTCCCTGACCTGAGGTGCCATGTGGCCATGTGGCCACGTGGTCATGGTGCTGAGCATAGCCCAGAGCCGCCGCGCTGAATAGTCTGCGGCGGCGCTTCTTGTGACTCGCGCGGGGTTGCCGTATGCTCCGATTTCATGCCCCTTTATCCCTTGGAATCCGGAGAGACAATGGCCCAGGATGTACGCACGAGATATGGGACGCTGTTAGGCGCGACTTTCGCGGTTTTTCATGGCAACGGCTCGCCCAGCGAGATCTGGCCGGGGCAGGCCAGCCCTCTGGAGACGCCTCTTGGCCGTCTCGTGCCGCAGCACACGGGCGAGGACCTGCGCAAGCCCAGGGTCGAGCCGGTGACGTTCCATCCGGACGGCACGCTCAGATCATTGCCGCTGGAAACTCAGACGCGCGTATCTACGCCACTGGGCGAAATCCCGGCGGAATTGGTGAGTTTCCATCCGTCCGGGACCGTGCGGCGGGTCTTTCCGCTCAACGGCAAACTCTCGGGCCCCTGGACCTGGGAGGACGAGCAGCGGCTGGCCGAGCCTTTGGCCCTGAAAACTCCCGCCGGTCGCGTGGAGGCCAGGCTGATTTGCGTGCACTTTCATCCGTCCGGCGCATTACGCAGCCTGACCCTGTGGCGTGGCGAGGAAGTGGAGGTGGACAGCCCCTTGGGCCGGGTAAAGGCACGGCTGGGGCTGGCTTTTCACGAAAATGGCGCATTGCGCTCCTTGGAGCCGGCCGAACCCTTGGCCGTGCCCA
The window above is part of the Desulfocurvibacter africanus subsp. africanus DSM 2603 genome. Proteins encoded here:
- a CDS encoding vanadium-dependent haloperoxidase gives rise to the protein MSYLRMILTRGLIVTIWAILALILAVQAHAGGVQGTAHKHSGTSTEEAHASKAALNAVRHWNAIALDAVVVDHSYVEEEEDLVFGDQFGPARTSRALAIVHIAIFDAVNAIMGGYQCYTDLPPAPRHASAGGISLEAAVAQAAHDTLIALYPRQLERLDALLATDIEGIKDQDGSAKAAGIELGQCAATAILEERENDGSQHDEPLYGEDYKPGHQPGQWRQDPISQFPYCIGMYWHQVRPFVLASADQFRSLPPPALDSWEYAQAFNEVKSLGGDGVVTPTQRTEDQTLAGIFWAYDKTPGLGSPPRQYNQIALTIAETMSADGIELARLLALVNVGFADAAIAAWDCKWFYEFWRPVNGIREADPGTGPSGAGDGNPETSGDPTFTPLGAPASNLPEEPDFTPPFPSYPSGHACFGGTLFQMLRHFYGTDDIAFTFVSDELNGVTTDNDGSVRPYAPRHYSSLSEAEEENGLSRIYLGVHWGFDSTEGIVQGRQVADYVFERTLKPSE